Proteins encoded within one genomic window of Flavobacterium gilvum:
- the lptB gene encoding LPS export ABC transporter ATP-binding protein, translated as MKLRAENLIKTYKGRSVVKGISVEVNQGEIVGLLGPNGAGKTTSFYMIVGLVKPNSGNIYLDDLNITDYPMYKRAQQGIGYLAQEASVFRKLSIEDNILSVLQLTKLTKEQQHAKMESLIAEFSLEHIRTNRGDLLSGGERRRTEIARCLATDPKFILLDEPFAGVDPVAVEDIQRIVAQLKNKNIGILITDHNVQETLAITDKTYLMFEGGILKAGVPEELVEDEMVRRVYLGQNFELRKKKLEF; from the coding sequence ATGAAATTAAGAGCAGAGAATTTAATAAAAACCTACAAAGGACGAAGTGTTGTAAAAGGTATTTCGGTAGAAGTAAACCAAGGGGAAATCGTTGGGCTTTTGGGGCCGAACGGTGCCGGAAAAACTACTTCCTTCTATATGATTGTAGGATTGGTAAAACCAAATTCAGGGAATATTTATCTGGACGATTTGAATATTACCGATTACCCAATGTACAAAAGAGCCCAGCAGGGAATTGGGTACTTGGCACAGGAAGCTTCTGTTTTTAGAAAATTAAGTATCGAAGACAATATTTTGAGCGTATTGCAATTGACAAAACTTACCAAAGAGCAACAACACGCAAAAATGGAAAGTTTAATTGCCGAATTCAGTTTGGAACACATTCGAACAAACCGTGGTGATTTACTCTCCGGAGGGGAACGCCGTCGTACGGAAATTGCCCGTTGTTTGGCTACCGACCCAAAATTCATCTTACTTGACGAACCTTTTGCCGGAGTTGACCCAGTTGCGGTAGAAGATATTCAGAGAATTGTAGCTCAACTGAAAAATAAAAATATCGGAATCTTAATAACGGACCACAACGTACAGGAAACACTTGCTATTACTGACAAAACCTACCTTATGTTTGAAGGAGGAATCCTAAAAGCGGGTGTTCCAGAAGAATTGGTTGAAGACGAAATGGTACGTCGTGTGTATCTTGGTCAAAATTTTGAATTAAGAAAGAAAAAACTGGAGTTTTAA
- a CDS encoding CDP-alcohol phosphatidyltransferase family protein, producing MNIKKHVPNTITLLNLFCGCIAVVFVSKDQFEMAFFFVCLGIFLDFFDGFFARLFKVSGELGLQLDSLADMVTSGVVPGFVMFKMMQSSSVYMNEGWLQFFPYLGFIITLGSCFRLAKFNIDTRQTDSFIGLPTPANALFILSLPLVKEYYSGESLMVLEILTEKWILLAIALFSAYILNAEIPLFSLKIKKFNFKDNVLQFVFLASSVLFLIFLDYLAIPLVIIFYVLLSVINNKFLKK from the coding sequence ATGAACATCAAGAAACACGTTCCAAATACAATTACTTTACTTAATCTGTTTTGTGGTTGTATTGCTGTGGTATTTGTAAGTAAAGATCAATTCGAAATGGCATTCTTTTTTGTTTGCCTCGGAATTTTTTTAGATTTTTTTGATGGATTTTTTGCCCGTTTGTTTAAGGTTTCTGGTGAATTGGGATTGCAATTGGATTCTTTGGCAGATATGGTAACCAGTGGGGTAGTTCCCGGATTTGTGATGTTCAAAATGATGCAAAGCAGCTCGGTTTATATGAATGAAGGTTGGCTTCAGTTTTTTCCTTACCTAGGTTTTATTATTACTTTGGGGTCGTGTTTTCGTTTGGCAAAATTCAATATTGATACGCGTCAAACCGATTCTTTTATAGGATTGCCAACTCCTGCAAATGCACTTTTTATATTGAGCCTTCCTTTGGTTAAGGAATATTATTCTGGAGAGTCATTGATGGTTCTGGAAATTTTGACCGAGAAATGGATTTTATTGGCGATAGCATTGTTTAGTGCCTATATTTTAAATGCCGAGATTCCATTATTTTCGTTAAAAATAAAGAAGTTCAATTTTAAGGACAATGTACTTCAGTTTGTTTTTCTGGCAAGTTCTGTTTTGTTTCTGATTTTCTTAGATTACTTAGCCATTCCATTGGTTATTATTTTCTACGTTTTGTTATCAGTAATTAATAATAAATTTCTAAAAAAGTAG
- a CDS encoding exopolysaccharide biosynthesis polyprenyl glycosylphosphotransferase, translating into MGNNKKIHFEISERKLLLRIFDVIFVLFGLYLIGFIFNFDYFQFSVTNYYWTIVLAIYINVFGLIFEMYNLQVASNHFQVLRSSVLTTSSTVLFYLLTPVFSPQLPKNRLQLLIFYIVFFIALYSWRMIYVKFLASNRFAQKVVLICEGGQVKELVFGLENVDPHYKVIGYVNSDEESISTLEHHSLESIKSEDLTSFVKKNGIFEIVVASQKTEGITADLYHQLLILLESGKSIREYTHVYESKTQRIPVQYISRDFYRFFPFSRSNQNKLYLSIVRLTEVVLSLTGLSIGLVLLPIIFIGNVFWNKGGLFYTQERMGKDGVVFKIIKFRTMIENAENSGAVFAKSNDVRVTKFGKFLRKTRIDEFPQFINILKGDMAVIGPRPERPEFVNEIAQMMPFYETRHIIKPGLTGWAQVNYSYGEKLEDSLIKLQYDLYYIKHRSIYLDLSIAFKTVSTVLFYRGQ; encoded by the coding sequence ATGGGGAATAATAAAAAAATACACTTCGAAATATCTGAACGTAAATTACTTTTACGGATTTTTGATGTGATTTTTGTTTTGTTTGGATTGTATTTAATCGGTTTTATTTTCAATTTTGATTATTTTCAATTTTCGGTTACAAATTATTATTGGACAATTGTTTTGGCTATTTACATAAATGTATTCGGTCTTATTTTTGAAATGTATAACCTTCAAGTGGCTAGTAATCATTTTCAGGTGTTGCGGAGTTCTGTTTTAACCACTTCTTCCACGGTATTGTTTTATTTGTTGACACCTGTTTTTTCTCCTCAATTGCCAAAAAATCGTTTGCAATTACTGATTTTTTATATTGTCTTTTTTATAGCATTGTATTCCTGGAGAATGATTTATGTCAAATTTTTGGCATCAAACAGATTTGCTCAAAAAGTGGTTTTAATATGTGAAGGAGGACAGGTAAAAGAACTTGTTTTTGGGTTAGAAAACGTTGATCCACATTATAAAGTAATTGGTTATGTAAATTCGGATGAGGAATCAATTTCAACCTTGGAGCATCATTCTTTAGAATCGATAAAAAGTGAAGATCTGACTTCATTTGTGAAAAAAAACGGGATTTTTGAGATAGTGGTTGCCTCCCAAAAAACAGAAGGGATTACCGCCGATTTGTACCATCAATTGCTTATTTTGCTGGAGTCTGGGAAGAGTATCAGGGAATATACTCATGTATATGAGAGTAAAACCCAACGGATTCCGGTTCAGTATATTTCCCGGGATTTTTACCGTTTTTTCCCTTTTAGCCGAAGCAATCAAAACAAATTGTACTTGTCTATTGTCAGGCTTACCGAAGTTGTTTTGTCATTAACCGGTTTGAGTATTGGTCTGGTTTTACTTCCGATAATTTTCATTGGAAATGTTTTCTGGAACAAAGGAGGATTGTTTTATACTCAGGAAAGAATGGGAAAAGACGGAGTTGTTTTTAAGATTATAAAATTCCGTACAATGATTGAAAATGCAGAGAATTCCGGAGCTGTTTTTGCAAAATCAAATGATGTCAGGGTAACAAAGTTTGGAAAATTTTTGAGGAAAACAAGAATTGACGAGTTCCCTCAGTTTATTAATATCTTGAAGGGAGATATGGCCGTGATTGGACCAAGACCGGAGCGACCTGAGTTTGTTAATGAAATTGCCCAAATGATGCCGTTTTATGAAACTCGTCATATTATCAAGCCGGGACTTACCGGTTGGGCTCAAGTCAATTATTCCTATGGTGAAAAACTCGAGGACAGTCTGATAAAACTGCAATACGATTTGTATTATATCAAACACCGAAGCATTTACCTAGATTTGAGTATTGCTTTCAAGACTGTTTCAACGGTGTTGTTTTACAGAGGACAGTAA
- a CDS encoding putative type IX sorting system protein PorV2, with translation MKKTQLYLFLIIVNVIHAQTVRKYSNEFMNIGVDAAALGMSNAVVAFTSDVNACYWNPSGLTHLESDQVSLMHSNYFANIAKYDYVAYAAPIDDRTAWGISLIRFGVDDILNTTDLIDNEGNIDYNRISLFSTADYGFTFSYAVKLPIEGFQYGVNAKIIRRIIGDFATSWGFGFDFGLQFERKDWQFGLMLRDITTTYNIWNINEEQYQKIADAIPGQNQEMPESTEITLPKAQLGVARKFTFHEDYSLLASANMNMQFTQTNDIISSSFLSIDPAIGLEFGYTNIAFLRAGVGNFQQVTQLDNGEKTGFQPNIGLGFKYKGIAIDYALTSLGNQSTAMYSNVFSLKIDLSLFRS, from the coding sequence TTGAAAAAAACACAGCTCTATTTATTCCTAATTATTGTGAATGTCATCCATGCTCAGACTGTTCGAAAATATTCGAATGAGTTTATGAATATAGGTGTAGATGCTGCGGCTCTGGGAATGTCAAATGCTGTGGTTGCTTTCACCTCCGATGTTAATGCTTGCTATTGGAACCCGTCGGGATTAACCCATCTAGAAAGTGATCAGGTTTCTTTAATGCACTCTAATTATTTTGCCAATATTGCCAAATATGATTATGTCGCTTATGCCGCTCCAATTGATGACCGCACAGCTTGGGGAATTTCATTGATTCGTTTTGGTGTTGATGATATTTTGAACACTACCGATTTGATTGACAACGAGGGCAATATAGATTACAACCGGATTTCACTTTTCTCAACTGCCGATTATGGTTTTACTTTTTCGTATGCTGTAAAATTGCCCATAGAAGGTTTTCAATACGGTGTAAATGCAAAAATTATTCGAAGAATCATTGGAGATTTTGCGACTTCTTGGGGATTTGGATTTGATTTTGGGTTACAATTTGAACGGAAAGATTGGCAGTTTGGATTAATGCTTCGGGATATTACGACCACTTACAATATTTGGAACATCAACGAAGAACAATATCAGAAAATAGCAGATGCTATTCCCGGACAAAATCAAGAAATGCCCGAAAGTACCGAAATTACACTTCCAAAGGCCCAACTGGGAGTAGCTAGAAAATTTACTTTTCACGAAGATTACAGTCTTTTGGCTTCCGCCAATATGAACATGCAGTTTACGCAGACAAATGATATAATCTCAAGCAGTTTTTTGAGTATTGATCCGGCTATTGGATTGGAATTTGGCTATACCAACATTGCTTTTCTGAGAGCGGGAGTTGGTAATTTCCAGCAGGTAACACAATTGGACAATGGAGAAAAGACAGGTTTTCAGCCCAACATTGGCCTTGGTTTCAAATACAAAGGAATTGCGATTGATTATGCGCTGACTTCTTTGGGCAACCAAAGCACCGCTATGTATTCCAATGTATTTTCTTTAAAAATTGATTTATCCCTTTTTAGAAGTTAA
- a CDS encoding carboxymuconolactone decarboxylase family protein: protein MSDIVQEFNDYRSKMNEKLLADNNKIVKRIFNLDTNAYAEGALDVKTKELLGLVASTVLRCDDCVKYHLETSHKEGVTKEEMMEAMGIATLVGGTIVIPHLRRAYEFWEALEEQGN, encoded by the coding sequence ATGTCTGATATCGTACAGGAATTTAACGACTACCGTTCAAAAATGAACGAAAAATTATTGGCAGACAATAATAAAATAGTGAAACGCATTTTTAATCTAGATACTAATGCCTATGCCGAAGGAGCTTTGGACGTAAAAACCAAAGAACTTTTAGGATTAGTGGCCTCAACTGTTTTGCGTTGCGATGATTGTGTAAAATACCATTTGGAAACCAGTCATAAAGAAGGTGTTACCAAAGAAGAAATGATGGAAGCTATGGGAATCGCAACACTCGTAGGAGGCACAATCGTAATTCCTCATTTGCGCAGAGCTTATGAATTTTGGGAAGCATTGGAAGAGCAGGGCAATTAA
- the tatC gene encoding twin-arginine translocase subunit TatC produces the protein MTHKKLGEMSFLDHLEELRWLLVRSTTAVIIMAFVTYFVSDYLFDTIIFGPTRPTFFTYRYFCELSHQLGFAEGLCITEMPFIIQNTEMEGQVNIFVWMCILAGFILSFPYILWEVWKFISPALYDNEKKNARVFIFTSSMLFFLGVIFGYYVVIPMSVNFVATFTISDVVKNQFTLDSYIGMVKTSILASGLFFELPIIIYFLTKLGLVTPEFLRKYWKYAVVIILIVAAIVTPPDVVSQTIVAIPMLLIYEVSILISKIVSRNKKKENV, from the coding sequence ATGACACATAAAAAACTGGGCGAAATGTCCTTTTTAGACCATCTTGAAGAATTAAGATGGCTTTTGGTTCGAAGTACAACTGCCGTAATTATAATGGCTTTTGTAACTTATTTTGTCAGTGATTACTTGTTTGACACCATTATTTTTGGCCCAACAAGACCCACTTTTTTTACCTATCGTTATTTCTGCGAATTATCGCATCAATTGGGATTTGCTGAAGGTCTTTGCATTACTGAAATGCCTTTCATTATTCAAAATACCGAAATGGAAGGACAGGTAAATATATTTGTCTGGATGTGTATTCTGGCAGGTTTCATTTTGAGTTTCCCTTATATTTTATGGGAAGTATGGAAATTTATCAGCCCTGCTTTGTATGACAATGAAAAGAAAAATGCTAGGGTATTCATATTTACCTCTTCGATGCTTTTCTTTTTAGGGGTTATATTTGGATATTACGTTGTTATTCCAATGTCTGTGAATTTTGTGGCTACTTTTACAATAAGTGATGTAGTCAAAAACCAATTTACATTGGACTCTTATATCGGAATGGTAAAAACCAGTATTCTGGCTAGCGGATTGTTTTTTGAACTCCCAATAATCATTTACTTTCTAACAAAATTAGGGCTTGTAACTCCCGAGTTTTTAAGGAAATATTGGAAATATGCCGTTGTAATAATTCTGATTGTAGCAGCAATTGTTACTCCGCCAGATGTGGTGAGCCAAACTATTGTTGCCATCCCAATGTTGCTTATTTATGAAGTAAGTATCTTGATTTCAAAAATTGTATCACGAAATAAAAAGAAAGAAAATGTCTGA
- a CDS encoding dihydrodipicolinate synthase family protein — MAKQAIKKAFSGIIPPMVTPLLSDNLSLDLDGVKHLVEHLVLGGVHGIFILGTTGESTSLSYSTREKLILETCKAVNGRVPVLVGITDTSIEESIRLAAIAKKSGAAAVVAAPPYYFGLGQEELFKYYWSLADQVNLPLFLYNMPSHTKINIDVKTVVRLAEHPNIIGLKDSSANAVYFQSLCYLLKTNFTLLVGPEEITAQTVMMGGHGGVNGGANLFPKLYVALYNAAIARDFSRIEELQNLVMEISTRIYTVGSYGSSYLKGLKGALSALGIVRGNIAQPFTSFDEKEMNKVIDIIKEIEIKVAEVL, encoded by the coding sequence ATGGCAAAACAGGCAATCAAAAAAGCATTTTCAGGAATTATTCCGCCAATGGTGACTCCTTTATTATCAGACAATCTCAGTTTGGATTTGGATGGGGTAAAACACCTTGTAGAGCATTTAGTACTTGGTGGCGTTCACGGAATATTTATTCTTGGAACAACAGGGGAATCAACAAGTCTTAGTTATTCGACCAGAGAAAAACTTATCTTGGAAACCTGTAAAGCAGTCAATGGAAGAGTGCCGGTTTTGGTAGGAATTACAGATACTTCTATTGAAGAAAGCATTCGTTTGGCAGCGATTGCCAAAAAATCTGGAGCTGCGGCGGTTGTGGCTGCTCCTCCGTATTATTTTGGTTTGGGGCAAGAAGAATTATTCAAATATTACTGGAGTTTGGCAGATCAGGTGAACTTGCCTCTTTTTTTGTACAATATGCCCTCGCATACCAAAATAAATATTGATGTAAAAACCGTCGTTCGTTTGGCTGAACATCCTAATATTATTGGTTTGAAAGACAGTTCGGCAAATGCAGTTTATTTTCAATCACTCTGTTATTTGCTAAAAACAAATTTTACACTCCTTGTTGGGCCAGAGGAAATTACTGCTCAAACGGTTATGATGGGTGGACATGGGGGCGTTAACGGTGGAGCGAATCTTTTTCCAAAATTATATGTTGCTCTTTATAATGCTGCGATTGCCCGAGATTTTTCTAGAATTGAAGAATTGCAAAATCTGGTAATGGAAATAAGTACCCGGATTTACACTGTTGGTTCGTATGGATCGAGTTATTTGAAAGGTCTAAAAGGCGCTTTGTCAGCATTGGGAATTGTCAGAGGAAACATTGCACAGCCTTTTACTTCTTTTGACGAAAAAGAAATGAATAAAGTTATTGATATTATCAAAGAAATTGAAATTAAGGTTGCTGAGGTTTTGTAA
- a CDS encoding lipoprotein N-acyltransferase Lnb domain-containing protein — protein sequence MKSSLFKKISICTLLLGFICNSYCQEIVLSKNAHISVLTCGLGNEVYSLFGHTAIRVADMDNNLDVVYNYGAFDFGTPNFVLKFTKGDMNYFIANDRYVDFLNQYNYERRDVYEQELDIPLEFKQKLYDNLSKSMLSDERLYQYKFIDNNCTSKVVDIINKTLNAEVITKKIDTDKSYRSILFPYFDNHFYEKLGTSIVFGTKVDQMGTKIFLPFELQKSLKLIQYQNHPICKENKTILNFEEETPVSWWNNSLTYLFLLGFITLANKKAIDYIYLLTMGLLGILFVFLGFYSLHQELAYNYNILLFNPIFLGVVYFWSTKNSKWTYKLAFAGIVMTIMYFCFMITKIHLLIVSPIIITNLFVLIRLVMRNKKPIPIII from the coding sequence ATGAAATCATCCTTATTCAAAAAAATATCCATCTGCACTCTTTTATTGGGATTCATTTGCAACTCTTACTGTCAAGAGATTGTATTGTCAAAAAATGCTCACATCAGTGTACTTACCTGCGGTCTAGGGAATGAAGTTTATTCTTTATTTGGACACACCGCGATAAGGGTTGCTGACATGGACAACAATCTGGATGTAGTCTATAACTATGGTGCATTTGACTTTGGTACACCAAACTTTGTATTGAAGTTTACAAAGGGCGATATGAATTATTTCATAGCAAATGATCGGTATGTCGATTTCCTGAATCAGTACAATTATGAAAGAAGGGATGTTTACGAGCAGGAATTAGATATTCCGCTGGAATTCAAACAAAAACTATATGACAATCTTTCAAAATCAATGCTATCAGATGAACGTCTTTATCAATACAAATTCATTGATAACAATTGTACATCCAAAGTGGTCGATATAATCAACAAAACATTAAATGCAGAAGTAATCACCAAAAAAATAGATACCGACAAAAGCTACAGATCTATTTTATTTCCTTATTTTGACAATCATTTTTATGAAAAACTGGGGACAAGTATCGTTTTTGGCACCAAAGTAGATCAAATGGGAACTAAAATATTTTTGCCTTTTGAACTGCAAAAAAGCCTAAAACTCATTCAATATCAAAACCATCCAATTTGCAAGGAAAACAAAACAATTTTGAATTTTGAAGAAGAAACCCCTGTTTCATGGTGGAATAACAGTCTTACCTATCTCTTTCTTTTAGGATTCATAACATTGGCAAACAAGAAAGCAATAGACTATATTTATCTGTTGACTATGGGGCTATTGGGGATTTTATTTGTCTTTTTGGGATTTTATTCCTTGCATCAGGAATTGGCTTATAACTACAACATACTGTTATTCAACCCTATCTTTTTGGGTGTAGTATATTTTTGGAGTACCAAAAACTCAAAATGGACTTACAAACTTGCTTTTGCTGGCATAGTGATGACAATTATGTATTTCTGTTTTATGATTACAAAAATTCATCTGCTCATTGTTTCTCCAATAATCATAACCAATTTGTTTGTTTTGATACGCTTAGTCATGAGAAACAAAAAACCAATTCCGATTATTATTTAA
- a CDS encoding MFS transporter — protein MIAKLTEKKSYPWIVVGLLWFVALLNYLDRQMLSTMKPSMMLDIPELAKAENFGLLMAIFLWIYALMSPVSGIIADRMNRKNMIVCSLFIWSGVTMAMGYATTFNQIYALRAIMGFSEAFYIPAALSLIADYHQGSTRSFAIGIHTTGIYLGQALGGFGATISKHFSWHFAFHSVGLIGIIYSILLIFFIKEKKAYVFDFSQKFSIGTEFRQMFNGLGILFGNISFWVLLFYFSAPSLPGWAAKNWLPTLFSEKLHMDMALAGPISTVSIAMSSFVGVLVGGFISDKWIIRNLKGRIYTSAIGLSLTIPALFLLGNCNSIEAIIAGGMLFGLGFGIFDTNNMPILCQFVSPRYRATGYGIMNFVGISAGAVITEFLGKAADKGGMEQIFVLLILVVIIAIVLQLVCLRPKTINMTEEITNSELVS, from the coding sequence ATGATTGCAAAATTGACTGAAAAGAAATCATATCCCTGGATAGTTGTTGGCTTATTGTGGTTTGTGGCGCTGTTGAATTATCTGGATCGTCAGATGCTTTCTACTATGAAGCCCTCGATGATGCTTGATATTCCAGAATTGGCCAAAGCCGAAAACTTCGGACTTCTGATGGCTATTTTCCTTTGGATTTACGCTTTGATGAGTCCTGTTTCGGGTATTATTGCCGACAGGATGAATCGAAAAAACATGATTGTCTGCAGTCTTTTTATCTGGTCGGGAGTTACAATGGCTATGGGTTACGCCACTACTTTTAACCAAATATATGCTTTACGTGCGATTATGGGATTCAGTGAAGCTTTTTATATTCCTGCTGCATTATCATTAATTGCTGATTACCACCAAGGAAGCACGCGTTCTTTTGCCATAGGTATTCATACCACTGGAATTTATCTGGGACAAGCGTTGGGAGGATTTGGAGCAACCATTTCCAAACATTTTTCGTGGCACTTTGCCTTTCACTCCGTAGGTCTGATTGGTATTATCTACAGCATTCTTCTGATTTTTTTTATCAAAGAAAAGAAAGCCTATGTTTTTGACTTTTCTCAAAAATTTAGCATTGGAACAGAATTCAGACAAATGTTCAATGGTTTGGGAATCTTGTTCGGCAACATTTCTTTTTGGGTTTTGCTCTTTTATTTCTCGGCTCCGAGTTTACCGGGATGGGCGGCAAAAAACTGGCTACCAACCTTATTTTCAGAAAAACTGCACATGGACATGGCTCTTGCGGGTCCTATCTCAACAGTTAGCATCGCAATGTCATCATTTGTGGGGGTTTTGGTTGGCGGATTTATTTCGGACAAATGGATAATTCGAAATCTCAAAGGAAGAATCTACACTAGCGCAATAGGTCTTAGTTTGACTATTCCTGCTCTTTTTTTACTGGGCAACTGCAACAGCATCGAAGCGATTATAGCTGGCGGAATGCTCTTTGGGCTTGGATTTGGAATCTTTGATACCAACAATATGCCTATCCTTTGTCAATTTGTCTCGCCTCGTTATCGCGCAACCGGATACGGCATAATGAACTTTGTCGGAATTTCTGCAGGTGCGGTTATTACTGAATTTTTAGGAAAAGCTGCCGACAAAGGTGGAATGGAACAAATATTCGTTCTGCTGATTTTGGTGGTGATAATTGCCATCGTTTTACAACTGGTCTGTTTACGACCAAAAACGATAAACATGACGGAAGAAATAACTAATTCGGAATTAGTCAGCTAA
- a CDS encoding DUF5808 domain-containing protein, producing the protein MSVEKPTQEEYNNWHKDPDNWKWCGLIYYNKADDRIFVPKKAEWMGITINFANKNAKWAIILVILFFSLVLLSVLRRS; encoded by the coding sequence ATGAGTGTAGAAAAACCAACTCAGGAAGAGTACAACAATTGGCACAAAGATCCTGACAACTGGAAATGGTGTGGCCTTATTTATTACAACAAAGCAGATGATCGTATTTTTGTCCCAAAAAAAGCAGAATGGATGGGAATAACTATCAATTTTGCAAACAAAAATGCAAAATGGGCTATCATTTTGGTAATTTTATTTTTCTCATTGGTTCTACTTTCTGTTCTAAGAAGAAGTTGA
- a CDS encoding glycoside hydrolase family 25 protein, with protein sequence MRKNGRTVQRRKPKTKKSAFFGKWIDFFFIGIVILIVLSVAYHYRSSLANYLGFKSHFKNSETFFSEARNLQVLEKNEGKVIGIDVSEYQGKIRWSYVDTIEEKYPLRYVFIRATVGNDRVDNEFERNWLGAKENKMIRGAYHYYRPNENSLEQAELFIKTVKLKKGDLPPVLDIEKLPKEQSIERLKLGLKRWLNAVEKHYGVRPIIYTGEKYYDDFLKDEFGDYLFWIANYNFYREEIQEDWLFWQFTEKATVPGIDSTVDVNIYNGDLQQLGYITVE encoded by the coding sequence ATGAGAAAAAATGGGAGAACGGTTCAAAGGCGAAAGCCAAAAACGAAAAAAAGCGCTTTTTTCGGGAAGTGGATTGACTTCTTTTTTATTGGGATAGTCATTCTTATCGTTCTGTCGGTAGCCTATCATTATCGTTCCAGTTTGGCTAATTATTTAGGTTTTAAATCACATTTTAAGAATAGTGAAACTTTTTTTTCAGAAGCCCGTAATTTACAGGTTCTTGAAAAAAATGAAGGTAAAGTTATCGGTATAGATGTATCCGAATATCAGGGGAAAATCCGTTGGTCTTATGTAGATACCATCGAAGAGAAATATCCCTTACGATATGTTTTTATACGAGCTACTGTAGGGAATGACAGGGTTGACAATGAATTTGAAAGAAATTGGCTTGGCGCCAAAGAAAATAAAATGATACGAGGTGCGTATCACTATTACCGACCCAATGAAAATTCTCTTGAACAGGCCGAACTTTTTATAAAAACGGTAAAACTTAAGAAAGGCGACTTACCACCCGTTTTGGATATAGAAAAACTCCCGAAAGAACAGTCTATCGAACGGTTAAAACTTGGTTTAAAACGTTGGCTGAATGCTGTAGAAAAGCATTATGGAGTACGGCCAATTATTTATACAGGGGAAAAATACTATGATGATTTCCTGAAAGATGAATTTGGGGATTATCTTTTTTGGATTGCTAATTATAATTTTTATCGGGAAGAAATTCAGGAAGATTGGCTATTTTGGCAATTTACAGAAAAAGCCACTGTGCCGGGAATTGATTCTACAGTTGATGTGAATATTTATAACGGCGACCTACAGCAGCTGGGATATATTACCGTGGAATAA